TGCACAGTAAAAAATTATCTGCAAAAGCTGCTACAACTTCTGCAATGAGTGAAATTACGGGAGCGATTATTTCGATAACCTTAGTAATGTCGGCGGTATTTCTTCCTGTAGGTTTTATGGAAGGTTCAACAGGTGTTTTTTACAGACAATTTGCTTTTACATTAGCTATTGCCATTGTGATTTCGGCAGTGAATGCTTTAACACTTAGCCCAGCTTTGGCAGCTTTATTTTTGAAAGACATTCAACACGATGTAGATGGAGAAGAGGTGAAACCTAAAAATTTCAAGGAAAAATTCTTCATTGGGTTTAACCAAGGATTTGATAAACTGACAAATAAATATGTAAAGAGTCTTCGCTTTTTAATTAAGTTTAAATGGGTGAGCCTTGGTGGATTGGCAGTTGTAATTTTGGCGACTGTTTACATGGTGAAAACAACATCGACAGGTTTCATTCCATCAGAAGATCAGGGTTTTATAGCTATATCAATGTCGATGCCAGCGGGAACATCTTTAGAGAGAACCAAAACGGTTATGCTAGATGTAGAAAAAACACTGGGAGATATGCAGTCTAAAAAGACATTAAACATTCTTTCAGGGTTTAACTTACTTACACAATCAAGCAGTCCATCAGCAGGAGTAATATTCATTTTATTGAAACCAGCAGCAGAGCGTGGTGATATTACGGATATTAATGCTATCATGGGCGATGTTAGACAAAAGCTAGCTGGAATAAAGGGAGCAGGTTTCTTTGTGTTTACTTTCCCGACAGTTCCAGGCTTTAGTAATGTTGATGCTTTAGATATTGTTTTAAAAGACAAAACAGGACAAAGCATAAGTAAATTTAGTGGTGTCAGTACTACTTTTATTGGTGAATTAATGCAACGTCCAGAAATTGCATTTGCTTTTACAAGTTTTAAAGCAGATTATCCTCAACTTGAAATGGAAGTAGATGATGTAAAAGCAGAACAACTAGGGGTGAATGTTAGAGATATTCTGCAAACCATGCAAGCCTACTTTGGTAGTGCACAAGCTTCTGATTTTAATAGATTTGGGAAATATTATAGAGTTGTAGTTCAAGCTGATGTGGATTCAAGAAACAATGTAGAATCTATGAATGGAATATTTGTAAAAAATAGACAAGGTGAGATGGTTCCAGTTTCTACTTTGGTAAAATTGAAACCCGTTAATGGACCAGAAACAGCTTCTCGTTATAACCTTTTTAATTCCATAAGTGTTAATGCCATTGCTGCTCCAGGATTTAGTACAGGTGCAGCCATAAAAGCTGTACAAGAAGTAGCCGAAACAAAATTACCTAAAGGATACAGCATTGAATTTTCAGGGCTTACCAAAGAGGAAATTACATCTTCAGGACAATCGGCTGTTATATTTGGATTAAGCCTGTTATTTGTGTTCTTTTTACTAGCAGCACAGTACGAAAGTTATATTCTTCCTGCAGCCGTTATTTTATCAATACCAACAGGAATTTTTGGAGTATTCCTTGCCATTGGTTTAACTGGAATTGAAAACAACATTTATGTTCAAGTTGCCTTAATCATGCTTATCGGATTATTGGCTAAAAATGCCATTCTTATTGTTGAATATGCGATTCAAAGGAGACGGGCTGGGAAATCGCTTTTGGCCTCTGCATTAGAAGCAGCCAAATTGCGTTTACGCCCAATTATCATGACTTCATTTGC
The Flavobacterium sp. WC2421 genome window above contains:
- a CDS encoding efflux RND transporter permease subunit, producing MLQKFIDRPVLSTVIAILIVILGVIGLRALPLQQFPDIAPPAVQVVALYPGANAETVLRSVAPSLEEAINGVENMSYMSSTASNDGSLVITVNFELGTNPDQAAVNVQNRVSQATSQLPPEVVQAGISTTKKQNSLLMVVDLYTENEAQYDQTFLANYSQINIIPDLKRIPGVGQAVIFGGSKDYSMRVWLSPSKMASYNLTPQEVMGAIQDKNLEAAPGRFGESSKESFEYVIKYKGKLNKPEQYENIVIHSNADGSVLRLKDVARIEFGSYTYGSSTRIDGKSGLNIAIYQLPGSNSSDVQIAIKAMMEKASKDFPKDVKHLILYNTKDSLDLSIEQVKHTLIEAFILVFIVVFLFLQDFRATLIPAIAVPVSILGTFFFMQVFGFSVNLLTLFALVLAIGIVVDDAIVVVEAVHEKMHSKKLSAKAATTSAMSEITGAIISITLVMSAVFLPVGFMEGSTGVFYRQFAFTLAIAIVISAVNALTLSPALAALFLKDIQHDVDGEEVKPKNFKEKFFIGFNQGFDKLTNKYVKSLRFLIKFKWVSLGGLAVVILATVYMVKTTSTGFIPSEDQGFIAISMSMPAGTSLERTKTVMLDVEKTLGDMQSKKTLNILSGFNLLTQSSSPSAGVIFILLKPAAERGDITDINAIMGDVRQKLAGIKGAGFFVFTFPTVPGFSNVDALDIVLKDKTGQSISKFSGVSTTFIGELMQRPEIAFAFTSFKADYPQLEMEVDDVKAEQLGVNVRDILQTMQAYFGSAQASDFNRFGKYYRVVVQADVDSRNNVESMNGIFVKNRQGEMVPVSTLVKLKPVNGPETASRYNLFNSISVNAIAAPGFSTGAAIKAVQEVAETKLPKGYSIEFSGLTKEEITSSGQSAVIFGLSLLFVFFLLAAQYESYILPAAVILSIPTGIFGVFLAIGLTGIENNIYVQVALIMLIGLLAKNAILIVEYAIQRRRAGKSLLASALEAAKLRLRPIIMTSFAFVVGLIPMMRATGPSALGNHSISIGAAGGMISGVLLGIFIIPVLFIVFQHLQEKVTGKPLAVINNESHSKK